From Brienomyrus brachyistius isolate T26 chromosome 18, BBRACH_0.4, whole genome shotgun sequence, one genomic window encodes:
- the esyt1a gene encoding extended synaptotagmin-1 isoform X1, whose amino-acid sequence MPSEDDELHGSAQPAKGCRGADAVSGLCSFGKCLGALLPVYLAGYFGFSIFLVVLGLMLYIGWRNSRDGKESRLRSAMYAMEKEQDFIATTVLRDTRSLPAWVSYPDVEKVEWLNKILLQAWPFVGQYVEKLLMETIAPSIRASNSHLQTLSFSMVNLGVQPMRVIGVKAHTEHDKKQVLLDLYISYAGDVEINVEVKKYFCKAGVKGIQLHGKLRVILEPLIGDVPLVGAVTLFFIRRPTLDINWTGLTNLLDIPGLNSMSDTMIMDIIASYLVLPNRLTVPLVADLHIAQLQSPLPRGIVRVFVLEAQDLVSKDNYGIISGKSDPYVILRVGPQVFTSHHVENNLNPQWREMYEVIVHEVPGQELEVEVFDKDPDQDDFMGRFKIDLGLVKKAQLVDEWFTLKDTASGRVHLKLEWLSLQANADRLEQILQRNGNITLLNKSSDPPSAAILTVYLDRAQELPMKKGNKEPNPMVQVSVQDTTKESRTCYGTNNPQWQEAFTFFIQDPRKQDIDIQVKDDDKAASLGTLSVPLSRLLSSAELTMNQWFQLDRSGPVSRIYIKAVLRVLLPNENASPSTLDSAVTDDLHGGNVGTGVDVHSRPLKTSPDSSFATEGVLRIHLVEAQDLIAKDCFMGGMIKGKSDPYVKTRVGGSTFQSRVVQENLNPTWNELYEVILTQLPGQDVQFEVYDKDLDRDDFLGRLKISLSDVISSHHIDQWFTLSEVKSGRIHLVLEWLPRLSDPGCLDQVLRYQTQHSYQNRVVPSAALLFIYLEAAHSLPLKKSGKEPKVGAELCLRGASCRTKVCDRAVSPRWDEAFHFLVHDPREDTLIIKLSHAWGLPLGSLVLPVRELLSEPGLELDRWLPVDGALPASQVLLRATLKILGSTAVDCSRIQAEDGGSQGDGNTEPIISSKETAAAPASEMRQRVTPGRRAAELEGSQVKLTLRYSVEENRLLVVVLACRHLPSSTKDAPDSCVSFILLPDKSKTTKRKTSVKKRETNPEFNERFDFELSLEEAKSRRLDLEVKNSTTFMSREREVIGRVQIDLARIDLKSGVTQWYNLTEVPN is encoded by the exons ATGCCGAGCGAGGATGATGAGTTGCATGGCTCGGCTCAGCCAGCAAAGGGCTGCCGGGGAGCAGACGCCGTCTCCGGCTTGTGCTCCTTCGGGAAATGCCTCGGCGCGCTGCTGCCCGTGTATCTGGCGGGGTACTTCGGGTTCAGCATTTTCCTGGTAGTGCTCGGTCTCATGCTGTACATTGGCTGGCGAAATAGCCGTGACGGGAAGGAGAGCAGACTGCGGTCCGCCATGTACGCAATGGAGAAGGAGCAGGATTTCATCGCCACGACGGTGCTGAGGGACACACGCAGTCTGCCTGCATGG GTCAGTTACCCAGACGTGGAGAAAGTGGAGTGGCTGAACAAG ATACTGCTTCAAGCCTGGCCTTTTGTGGGCCAGTACGTGGAGAAGTTGCTGATGGAAACCATCGCTCCCTCCATCAGGGCTTCTAACAGCCACCTACAGACGCTGTCCTTCAGCATGGTCAACCTGGGGGTGCAG ccCATGCGGGTGATCGGTGTGAAGGCTCACACAGAACATGACAAGAAGCAAGTGTTACTGGATCTCTACATCAG CTATGCAGGGGATGTTGAGATCAATGTGGAGGTGAAGAAGTATTTCTGTAAAGCTGGAGTCAAGGGCATTCAG CTTCATGGGAAGTTGAGGGTTATCCTGGAGCCGCTAATAGGAGATGTACCACTAGTTGGCGCCGTTACGCTGTTCTTCATTCGCCGGCCT ACACTGGATATAAATTGGACAGGCCTGACCAACCTGCTGGACATTCCTGGCCTGAA CTCCATGTCTGATACCATGATAATGGACATCATCGCCTCCTACCTGGTGTTGCCCAATAGGCTCACAGTGCCCCTGGTGGCTGATCTGCATATTGCACAGCTGCAATCGCCACTGCCAAGG GGCATCGTGCGCGTCTTTGTCCTGGAAGCTCAGGATCTGGTCTCAAAGGATAACTATGGGATCATTTCTGGCAAGTCGGACCCTTATGTTATACTGAGGGTGGGACCCCAGGTGTTCACCTCCCACCATGTGGAAAATAACCTCAACCCACAGTGGAGAGAGATGTATGAG GTGATTGTCCATGAAGTGCCTGGTCAGGAGCTGGAGGTAGAGGTATTTGACAAAGATCCAGACCAGGATGACTTCATGGGGAG GTTCAAGATAGATCTGGGTTTGGTGAAGAAAGCCCAGCTTGTGGACGAG TGGTTCACCTTGAAGGACACTGCTTCTGGTCGCGTTCATTTAAAACTAGAGTGGTTGTCTCTGCAGGCTAATGCCGACCGTCTGGAGCAG ATTCTACAGAGAAATGGAAATATAACATTGTTGAATAAGAGCTCAGATCCTCCTTCAGCAGCCATCTTGACAGTGTATTTGGACCGTGCTCAGGAACTGCCC ATGAAGAAGGGCAACAAGGAGCCTAATCCCATGGTGCAAGTGTCAGTGCAGGACACCACCAAAGAGAGCCGG ACGTGTTACGGAACGAATAACCCCCAGTGGCAGGAGGCCTTCACCTTCTTTATCCAGGACCCCCGCAAGCAGGACATAGACATTCAG GTAAAGGATGACGACAAGGCTGCGTCCCTCGGGACTCTGTCTGTTCCTCTATCTCGCCTGCTGTCCAGCGCTGAACTCACCATGAACCAGTGGTTCCAGTTGGATCGCTCTGGGCCGGTCAGCCGCATCTACATCAAGGCCGTGCTGAGG GTACTGCTGCCTAATGAGAATGCCTCTCCCAGCACGCTGGACTCTGCTGTAACCGATGACTTGCATGGTGGGAATGTAGGGACAGGCGTAGATGTCCACTCGCGACCCCTAAAGACATCACCTGACTCCAGCTTTGCTACTGAG GGTGTGCTGAGGATCCATCTGGTGGAAGCACAGGACCTGATCGCCAAGGACTGCTTCATGGGGGGCATGATCAAGGGGAAGAGTGACCCGTACGTCAAGACGCGTGTCGGTGGCAGTACCTTCCAAAGCCGTGTGGTGCAGGAGAACCTGAACCCCACCTGGAATGAGCTTTATGAG GTCATCCTCACACAGCTACCTGGCCAGGATGTACAGTTTGAGGTGTATGACAAAGACCTCGATCGCGACGACTTCCTGGGCAG ACTCAAGATTAGTCTGAGTGATGTCATCAGCTCACATCACATTGATCAG TGGTTCACCCTGAGTGAGGTGAAGTCCGGCCGTATTCACTTGGTGCTGGAGTGGCTCCCCAGGCTGTCAGACCCAGGCTGCCTGGACCAG GTTCTACGCTACCAGACCCAGCACTCCTATCAGAACAGAGTGGTGCCGTCTGCTGCGTTGCTGTTCATCTATCTGGAGGCTGCGCACAGCTTGCCT CTGAAGAAGAGCGGGAAGGAGCCGAAGGTGGGGGCAGAGCTCTGTCTCAGGGGCGCCTCCTGCAGGACCAAG GTCTGTGATCGTGCCGTTTCTCCTCGATGGGATGAAGCCTTCCACTTCCTGGTTCATGACCCCAGAGAGGATACTCTCATAATCAAG TTGTCTCATGCCTGGGGTCTGCCTCTGGGTTCTCTCGTCTTGCCTGTGAGGGAGCTGCTCTCAGAACCGGGCCTGGAGCTCGACCGCTGGCTGCCAGTAGATGGAGCCCTTCCTGCGAGCCAGGTTCTGCTGAGGGCCACACTCAAG ATCTTGGGTTCCACAGCAGTGGATTGCAGCAGGATTCAGGCTGAAGATGGTGGTTCACAGGGTGATGGAAACACTGAGCCTATTATTTCTAGCAAGGAAACGGCTGCAGCTCCCGCTTCAGAGATGAGACAGAGGGTGACACCGGGCCGGAG AGCTGCTGAACTGGAAGGAAGTCAGGTGAAGCTCACACTCCGTTACTCTGTGGAAGAgaacaggctgctggtggttgtgTTGGCCTGCAG GCACCTTCCATCCAGCACCAAAGACGCTCCAGACTCCTGTGTGTCTTTCATCCTGCTGCCTGACAAGAGCAAGACAACGAAGAGGAAGACCAGCGTCAAGAAACGCGAAACCAATCCTGAATTTAATGAGAG GTTTGACTTTGAGCTCTCATTGGAGGAGGCTAAGAGCAGGAGGCTGGACCTGGAGGTGAAGAACAGCACGACCTTTATGAGTCGTGAGAGAGAGGTCATAGGCAGG GTTCAGATAGATTTGGCACGCATTGACCTCAAGTCCGGAGTCACACAGTG GTACAATCTGACGGAAGTGCCAAACTga
- the esyt1a gene encoding extended synaptotagmin-1 isoform X2: MGQLPRRGESGVAEQVGVMFKPTLDRVPAHHSLYTVHILLQAWPFVGQYVEKLLMETIAPSIRASNSHLQTLSFSMVNLGVQPMRVIGVKAHTEHDKKQVLLDLYISYAGDVEINVEVKKYFCKAGVKGIQLHGKLRVILEPLIGDVPLVGAVTLFFIRRPTLDINWTGLTNLLDIPGLNSMSDTMIMDIIASYLVLPNRLTVPLVADLHIAQLQSPLPRGIVRVFVLEAQDLVSKDNYGIISGKSDPYVILRVGPQVFTSHHVENNLNPQWREMYEVIVHEVPGQELEVEVFDKDPDQDDFMGRFKIDLGLVKKAQLVDEWFTLKDTASGRVHLKLEWLSLQANADRLEQILQRNGNITLLNKSSDPPSAAILTVYLDRAQELPMKKGNKEPNPMVQVSVQDTTKESRTCYGTNNPQWQEAFTFFIQDPRKQDIDIQVKDDDKAASLGTLSVPLSRLLSSAELTMNQWFQLDRSGPVSRIYIKAVLRVLLPNENASPSTLDSAVTDDLHGGNVGTGVDVHSRPLKTSPDSSFATEGVLRIHLVEAQDLIAKDCFMGGMIKGKSDPYVKTRVGGSTFQSRVVQENLNPTWNELYEVILTQLPGQDVQFEVYDKDLDRDDFLGRLKISLSDVISSHHIDQWFTLSEVKSGRIHLVLEWLPRLSDPGCLDQVLRYQTQHSYQNRVVPSAALLFIYLEAAHSLPLKKSGKEPKVGAELCLRGASCRTKVCDRAVSPRWDEAFHFLVHDPREDTLIIKLSHAWGLPLGSLVLPVRELLSEPGLELDRWLPVDGALPASQVLLRATLKILGSTAVDCSRIQAEDGGSQGDGNTEPIISSKETAAAPASEMRQRVTPGRRAAELEGSQVKLTLRYSVEENRLLVVVLACRHLPSSTKDAPDSCVSFILLPDKSKTTKRKTSVKKRETNPEFNERFDFELSLEEAKSRRLDLEVKNSTTFMSREREVIGRVQIDLARIDLKSGVTQWYNLTEVPN; the protein is encoded by the exons ATGG GTCAGTTACCCAGACGTGGAGAAAGTGGAGTGGCTGAACAAG TTGGCGTGATGTTTAAACCAACCCTGGACAGAGTGCCAGCCcaccacagcctgtacacagtTCAC ATACTGCTTCAAGCCTGGCCTTTTGTGGGCCAGTACGTGGAGAAGTTGCTGATGGAAACCATCGCTCCCTCCATCAGGGCTTCTAACAGCCACCTACAGACGCTGTCCTTCAGCATGGTCAACCTGGGGGTGCAG ccCATGCGGGTGATCGGTGTGAAGGCTCACACAGAACATGACAAGAAGCAAGTGTTACTGGATCTCTACATCAG CTATGCAGGGGATGTTGAGATCAATGTGGAGGTGAAGAAGTATTTCTGTAAAGCTGGAGTCAAGGGCATTCAG CTTCATGGGAAGTTGAGGGTTATCCTGGAGCCGCTAATAGGAGATGTACCACTAGTTGGCGCCGTTACGCTGTTCTTCATTCGCCGGCCT ACACTGGATATAAATTGGACAGGCCTGACCAACCTGCTGGACATTCCTGGCCTGAA CTCCATGTCTGATACCATGATAATGGACATCATCGCCTCCTACCTGGTGTTGCCCAATAGGCTCACAGTGCCCCTGGTGGCTGATCTGCATATTGCACAGCTGCAATCGCCACTGCCAAGG GGCATCGTGCGCGTCTTTGTCCTGGAAGCTCAGGATCTGGTCTCAAAGGATAACTATGGGATCATTTCTGGCAAGTCGGACCCTTATGTTATACTGAGGGTGGGACCCCAGGTGTTCACCTCCCACCATGTGGAAAATAACCTCAACCCACAGTGGAGAGAGATGTATGAG GTGATTGTCCATGAAGTGCCTGGTCAGGAGCTGGAGGTAGAGGTATTTGACAAAGATCCAGACCAGGATGACTTCATGGGGAG GTTCAAGATAGATCTGGGTTTGGTGAAGAAAGCCCAGCTTGTGGACGAG TGGTTCACCTTGAAGGACACTGCTTCTGGTCGCGTTCATTTAAAACTAGAGTGGTTGTCTCTGCAGGCTAATGCCGACCGTCTGGAGCAG ATTCTACAGAGAAATGGAAATATAACATTGTTGAATAAGAGCTCAGATCCTCCTTCAGCAGCCATCTTGACAGTGTATTTGGACCGTGCTCAGGAACTGCCC ATGAAGAAGGGCAACAAGGAGCCTAATCCCATGGTGCAAGTGTCAGTGCAGGACACCACCAAAGAGAGCCGG ACGTGTTACGGAACGAATAACCCCCAGTGGCAGGAGGCCTTCACCTTCTTTATCCAGGACCCCCGCAAGCAGGACATAGACATTCAG GTAAAGGATGACGACAAGGCTGCGTCCCTCGGGACTCTGTCTGTTCCTCTATCTCGCCTGCTGTCCAGCGCTGAACTCACCATGAACCAGTGGTTCCAGTTGGATCGCTCTGGGCCGGTCAGCCGCATCTACATCAAGGCCGTGCTGAGG GTACTGCTGCCTAATGAGAATGCCTCTCCCAGCACGCTGGACTCTGCTGTAACCGATGACTTGCATGGTGGGAATGTAGGGACAGGCGTAGATGTCCACTCGCGACCCCTAAAGACATCACCTGACTCCAGCTTTGCTACTGAG GGTGTGCTGAGGATCCATCTGGTGGAAGCACAGGACCTGATCGCCAAGGACTGCTTCATGGGGGGCATGATCAAGGGGAAGAGTGACCCGTACGTCAAGACGCGTGTCGGTGGCAGTACCTTCCAAAGCCGTGTGGTGCAGGAGAACCTGAACCCCACCTGGAATGAGCTTTATGAG GTCATCCTCACACAGCTACCTGGCCAGGATGTACAGTTTGAGGTGTATGACAAAGACCTCGATCGCGACGACTTCCTGGGCAG ACTCAAGATTAGTCTGAGTGATGTCATCAGCTCACATCACATTGATCAG TGGTTCACCCTGAGTGAGGTGAAGTCCGGCCGTATTCACTTGGTGCTGGAGTGGCTCCCCAGGCTGTCAGACCCAGGCTGCCTGGACCAG GTTCTACGCTACCAGACCCAGCACTCCTATCAGAACAGAGTGGTGCCGTCTGCTGCGTTGCTGTTCATCTATCTGGAGGCTGCGCACAGCTTGCCT CTGAAGAAGAGCGGGAAGGAGCCGAAGGTGGGGGCAGAGCTCTGTCTCAGGGGCGCCTCCTGCAGGACCAAG GTCTGTGATCGTGCCGTTTCTCCTCGATGGGATGAAGCCTTCCACTTCCTGGTTCATGACCCCAGAGAGGATACTCTCATAATCAAG TTGTCTCATGCCTGGGGTCTGCCTCTGGGTTCTCTCGTCTTGCCTGTGAGGGAGCTGCTCTCAGAACCGGGCCTGGAGCTCGACCGCTGGCTGCCAGTAGATGGAGCCCTTCCTGCGAGCCAGGTTCTGCTGAGGGCCACACTCAAG ATCTTGGGTTCCACAGCAGTGGATTGCAGCAGGATTCAGGCTGAAGATGGTGGTTCACAGGGTGATGGAAACACTGAGCCTATTATTTCTAGCAAGGAAACGGCTGCAGCTCCCGCTTCAGAGATGAGACAGAGGGTGACACCGGGCCGGAG AGCTGCTGAACTGGAAGGAAGTCAGGTGAAGCTCACACTCCGTTACTCTGTGGAAGAgaacaggctgctggtggttgtgTTGGCCTGCAG GCACCTTCCATCCAGCACCAAAGACGCTCCAGACTCCTGTGTGTCTTTCATCCTGCTGCCTGACAAGAGCAAGACAACGAAGAGGAAGACCAGCGTCAAGAAACGCGAAACCAATCCTGAATTTAATGAGAG GTTTGACTTTGAGCTCTCATTGGAGGAGGCTAAGAGCAGGAGGCTGGACCTGGAGGTGAAGAACAGCACGACCTTTATGAGTCGTGAGAGAGAGGTCATAGGCAGG GTTCAGATAGATTTGGCACGCATTGACCTCAAGTCCGGAGTCACACAGTG GTACAATCTGACGGAAGTGCCAAACTga
- the LOC125713327 gene encoding uncharacterized protein LOC125713327, with amino-acid sequence MHSRPCPALCPPRSPLPFRAPRRRLPQLLSPQTQSSWPVQWSMRRQDVPLPQAWKAQLPKEQHEWLSRALFRRNKDGRPVLIDSLQLWWHPPAPRPVFHQPPASPAPFTRPFFLWMPYRIWSFRLLCRQPNCHRTGQHLTSCSLYKTVRRVLDIDGWYFMATEYLECRLCKKKVVGWSRDVLEQLDPAHCAEFPAILTYR; translated from the exons ATGCACAGCAGGCCCTGCCCAGCTCTGTGCCCTCCGAGGTCCCCCTTGCCATTCCGGGCTCCAAGGAGGCGCCTACCACAGCTCCTG AGCCCTCAGACGCAGAGCTCATGGCCTGTGCAGTGGAGCATGAGACGTCAG GACGTCCCCCTTCCACAAGCCTGGAAGGCCCAGCTCCCAAAGGAGCAGCACGAGTGGCTCAGCCGCGCCCTGTTTAGGAGGAATAAGGACGGAAGGCCCGTTCTTATTGACTCCTTGCAGTTGTGGTGGCACCCGCCCGCACCACGCCCTGTGTTCCACCAGCCGCCAGCTTCACCTGCCCCCTTCACCCGCCCCTTCTTCCTGTGGATGCCCTACCGCATTTGGTCGTTCAGGCTCCTGTGCAGGCAGCCCAACTGTCACCGGACCGGGCAGCATCTGACGTCCTGCAGCCTGTACAAGACGGTCAGGAGGGTGCTGGACATAGACGGCTGGTACTTCATGGCCACGGAGTACCTGGAATGCCGTCTGTGTAAGAAGAAGGTGGTGGGCTGGTCACGGGACGTCTTGGAGCAGCTGGACCCTGCGCACTGTGCAGAGTTTCCGGCCATCCTGACGTATAGGTAA
- the LOC125713326 gene encoding uncharacterized protein LOC125713326, with product MYSRWHHHHPWCLSPHPSGSTVPAKDVRARIGEMKARVTSIFGSVLKMDSTKKETKKLAGAAAGTMAWATNVGNEHEQVLMSVLTAHEGDGLLPMATGLMRRYHDAGVPPPKLLYVDRDCCSSVGKSRAAAMFCEWEELVVRLDVWHPMRRFAVGVTTDSHQLFGLFMAKLSSCISEWDSADVARLREAVRGELEGKQGIVGLSEDQLTGRQTAKMLARHCRRRTRGAQETEQLIAQLLAAFRDVKDTMGIPLLDNQRMDAMWDTQRRHLGCIQDPPGFQLYMETGQLTKGGIVLPTYRYARGSTSLESFHVDRFIPGTSASAENFQAYLLEGLVQWNEDRAAAAVDRPRQVLHCYSGQLQHSLIQLSQQLLGFKLVEDYTELGEYTGELIGVEYLYSQQCLELREDVGHDPDAPDGTPHVLESLEDEDFEEAGPEEERDPTISSLHFTDSSLTPHSSPAVPEVPSAHIELPADPGPSVVTPGSADDDGNDVFRGPDGAPGYDHVVRLARYLVGLRDEPCVSESHVARIVSLWNNLPERQAACFLPTGAQGADPSGQVRGQPLENISVRREGKLKRCLLNQGTRPAQWPHVSRLVEAICLELCSLHPAGQIAGVRLNRWAVVLRSPGLMQATSLQVFEINQRTLSVWHNDLVKWQERAVLSTYIPVPNLSLTTPTPLPEPRQEEPEPAEPPSDLRPFTFSSPPDLSGQAVWRRQQTAPTPQPQPAPLPPALVPPTPEPATAALPTPPPDPLQADSPGNLPGLKIWSWTTEWRRRKAAEALASSQGLPIPPRVSHQHYACTQCGQPRRQQYGHRRFKNKIFCEKAEGMSYDEWKAQQEEPR from the exons ATGTACAGCAGGtggcaccaccaccacccatggtgcctgtcccctcaccccAGTGGCTCCACAGTCCCTGCCAAGGATGTCAGGGCTCGGATTGGGGAGATGAAGGCCAGGGTCACCTCCATTTTTGGATCTGTCTTGAAGATGGATTCCACAAAGAAG GAGACCAAGAAGCTGGCAGGTGCAGCAGCAGGAACAATGGCCTGGGCAACCAACGTGGGCAACGAGCATGAGCAAGTCCTGATGTCCGTGCTCACTGCTCATGAGGGTGATGGGCTGTTGCCCATGGCGACGGGGCTGATGCGGCGCTACCACGACGCTGGAGTCCCTCCGCCCAAGCTCCTGTACGTGGACAGGGACTGCTGCTCTTCGGTGGGGAAGTCCAGAGCGGCAGCCATGTTCTGCGAATGGGAGGAGCTGGTCGTCAGGCTGGACGTGTGGCACCCGATGAGAAGATTCGCTGTGGGCGTCACCACGGACAGCCACCAGCTCTTCGGCCTCTTTATGGCGAAGCTGTCGTCATGCATCTCCGAATGGGACAGTGCAGACGTGGCTCGCCTGAGGGAGGCTGTTCGGGGGGAACTGGAGGGGAAGCAGGGCATCGTGGGCCTGAGCGAAGACCAGCTGACTGGCAGGCAGACCGCGAAGATGCTGGCTCGGCACTGTCGCCGCCGTACCCGCGGGGCACAGGAGACCGAGCAGCTCATCGCTCAGCTGCTAGCGGCCTTCAGGGACGTGAAGGACACGATGGGCATCCCCCTGCTGGACAACCAAAGGATGGACGCCATGTGGGACACCCAGAGGCGCCACCTTGGTTGCATCCAAGACCCTCCTGGATTCCAGCTGTACATGGAGACGGGGCAGCTGACCAAGGGAGGCATCGTACTCCCCACCTACCGCTACGCGCGTGGCTCCACGTCGTTGGAGTCATTCCACGTCGACCGCTTCATCCCTG GCACCTCCGCCAGTGCAGAAAATTTCCAGGCCTACCTGCTAGAAGGGTTGGTGCAGTGGAATGAGGACAGAGCAGCGGCAGCGGTGGACCGGCCAAGGCAGGTGCTGCACTGTTACAGTGGACAATTGCAGCACAGCCTCATCCAGCTCAGCCAGCAGCTGCTGGGCTTCAAGCTGGTTGAGGACTACACAGAGCTGGGGGAGTATACAG GAGAGCTCATCGGGGTGGAGTACCTGTACTCCCAGCAGTGCTTGGAGCTGAGGGAGGACGTCGGCCATGACCCTGACGCCCCAGATGGCACCCCCCATGTCCTGGAGAGCCTAGAGGATGAGGACTTTGAAGAGGCAGGGCCAGAAGAGGAACGTGACCCCACCATTTCCTCTTTGCACTTCACTGACAGCTCCCTCACTCCGCACTCCTCACCCGCTGTGCCAGAGGTCCCCTCGGCTCACATAGAGCTGCCCGCGGACCCAGGCCCAAGCGTTGTGACTCCAGGCAGTGCTGATGATGATGGTAATGAT GTTTTCagaggccctgatggagctccggGGTACGACCACGTGGTCAGGCTGGCGAGGTACCTGGTGGGGCTACGTGACGAGCCCTGTGTCTCGGAGAGTCACGTTGCCAGGATTGTCTCTCTCTGGAACAACCTgccagagagacaggcagcgtGTTTCCTGCCCACTGGGGCACAGGGAGCGGATCCTTCAGGGCAGGTTCGAGGCCAGCCACTCGAAAACATCAGTGTGCGCAGGGAAGGAAAGCTGAAGCG CTGCCTGCTGAACCAAGGCACCAGGCCTGCACAGTGGCCTCATGTGAGCAGACTCGTGGAGGCCATCTGCTTGGAGCTCTGCTCACTTCACCCAGCTGGCCAGATCGCTGGGGTGAGGCTGAACCGCTGGGCTGTCGTCCTGCGCAGCCCGGGGCTCATGCAGGCCACGTCGCTGCAGGTTTTCGAAATAAACCAGCGTACACTGTCCGTTTG GCATAACGATTTAGTGAAGTGGCAAGAACGTGCTGTGCTGTCCACGTACATCCCTGTCCCCAACCTCAGCCTGACAACACCCACCCCTCTACCGGAGCCCAGGCAGGAGGAGCCAGAGCCTGCAGAACCTCCTTCTGACCTGAGGCCGTTCACCTTTTCCTCCCCTCCAGACCTGTCCGGGCAGGCTGTGTGGAGAAGGCAGCAAACTGCTCCTACTCCGCAACCCCAGCCTGCTCCTCTGCCCCCTGCATTAGTCCCGCCGACACCTGAACCAGCCACAGCTGCCCTGCCGACACCCCCACCAGATCCCTTGCAGGCAGACTCCCCCGGCAACCTGCCCGGGTTAAAGATTTGGAGCTGGACCACCGAGTGGAGGCGGAGGAAGGCAGCTGAAGCCTTGGCCAGTTCGCAGGGTCTCCCCATCCCACCACGTGTCAGCCATCAGCACTACGCGTGCACACAGTGTGGGCAGCCGCGGCGGCAGCAGTATGGACACAGaaggtttaaaaataaaattttctgtgagaAGGCAGAAGGGATGTCCTATGATGAGTGGAAGGCACAGCAGGAGGAGCCGCGCTAA